The Toxorhynchites rutilus septentrionalis strain SRP chromosome 3, ASM2978413v1, whole genome shotgun sequence genome includes a region encoding these proteins:
- the LOC129778980 gene encoding uncharacterized protein LOC129778980 codes for MKAVLAVLTLALGAAHGSYNPYYAGFNPYAAAWPALGLYNPHVAPLVHQIPSLSGTYAYHDGIRPTVVQANNDGYANPHAVNGLYSPHLLNPHAASLGYYGHGLGYPHKTVVQANLGSGGDPWGIAALYGTGIYGVGYHNYVPASISKYLLG; via the exons ATGAAG GCTGTGTTAGCTGTACTCACCCTGGCGCTAGGCGCTGCTCATGGAAGCTACAATCCATACTACGCGGGGTTCAATCCTTATGCCGCGGCATGGCCGGCCTTGGGGTTGTACAATCCTCACGTCGCACCGCTCGTACACCAGATTCCCTCACTGTCCGGAACCTATGCCTACCACGACGGCATCCGACCAACCGTAGTTCAGGCAAACAATGACGGTTATGCGAATCCACATGCCGTTAACGGGTTGTACTCGCCGCATCTCCTGAATCCACACGCGGCCTCCCTGGGGTATTATGGCCATGGACTGGGTTATCCACATAAAACGGTTGTTCAAGCCAACCTTGGTTCGGGAGGGGATCCCTGGGGCATCGCGGCCCTTTACGGAACGGGAATATATGGGGTGGGCTACCACAACTACGTTCCTGCGTCGATAAGCAAGTATTTGCTTGGGTGA